From the genome of Vicia villosa cultivar HV-30 ecotype Madison, WI linkage group LG2, Vvil1.0, whole genome shotgun sequence, one region includes:
- the LOC131646504 gene encoding transmembrane emp24 domain-containing protein p24delta8-like, whose amino-acid sequence MNMFVLNTQQSNFIFLLLVSVALFSYSVQPMRFEFDLAHDKVGRCFSEEIEKINSMVIGNYSIVNSNKDKPLPPNYTMNVQVYPPQGTVAYHVAERVQAGQFAFTAYQKGRYAICFMDTSVDREVTFRVDFEWKTGVPTASGHHKIAKKSDLDWLALEVQTMHDTALAIKEEMTYLLERNTEMIQLNWITDNRLFLLNFVSFFVCLLVAGLQVWHLKTFFEKKKII is encoded by the exons ATGAATATGTTTGTACTAAACACACAACAatccaattttatttttcttcttcttgtatCTGTTGCACTATTTTCATATTCAGTTCAACCcatgagatttgaatttgatttaGCACATGATAAAGTAGGAAGATGCTTCTCCGAAGAGATAGAAAAGATCAATTCAATGGTAATCGGCAACTACTCAATCGTGAATTCCAACAAGGATAAACCATTACCCCCAAACTACACTATGAATGTTCAG GTTTATCCACCCCAAGGTACTGTCGCGTATCATGTTGCAGAGCGTGTTCAAGCTGGACAGTTTGCATTTACGGCATACCAAAAAGGTCGGTATGCAATATGTTTTATGGATACAAGTGTTGATCGCGAAGTAACATTCCGTGTTGATTTTGAGTGGAAAACTGGAGTTCCAACGGCATCAGGTCACCacaagattgcaaagaaaagtGATCTTGAT TGGCTAGCATTGGAGGTACAAACTATGCATGATACTGCCTTGGCCATTAAAGAGGAGATGACTTATCTTCTTGAACG aAATACAGAAATGATTCAACTCAATTGGATAACTGATAATCGACTATTTCTGTtgaattttgtttcattttttgtatgtttatTGGTAGCAGGATTACAAGTATGGCATTTGAAGACCTTTtttgagaaaaagaaaatcatATAA